In Solidesulfovibrio carbinoliphilus subsp. oakridgensis, the sequence ACGCCGATGGCCAGGACCCGCTGCATGATCATGGGCCCGGCGTCGAGGGCCGCCACCATGCGCATGATGGTCACCCCGGTCATGGTGTCCCCGGCCGCGACGGCCCGCTCGATGGGGGCCGCGCCGCGCCAGGCCGGCAGAAGCGAGGCGTGGACGTTTATGGGCATGGCCGTCGGCACGTCGAGGACGGCCTGGGGCAGGATCATGCCGTAGGCGGCCACGATCAGGACGTCCGGCTTGTAGGCGGCGAGCGTCGCCACCTCGGCCGGGTCCTTGAAGGTTTCCGGCTGGTGCACGGGCAGGCCCTTTTCGAGAGCCAGCTCCTTGACCGGGCCGAGCCGGCACTTCTTGCCCCGGCCGCACGGCCGGTCCGGCTGGGTGTAGACGGCCGCGACGGTGACGTCGTCGCTTTCAAGGACATGCCGGAGGACCGTGGCGGCGAACTCCGGGGTGCCCATGAAGACCGCTACGAGTTTTCCCGGTCCTTCTCCGCTTCCTGTCTGGCCCATCGTTTCACCCGTTTGTCGTACATGGCGCGTTTGAGGCGGCTTATGTGGTCAATGAAAAGCACGCCGTCGAGGTGGTCGATCTCGTGCTGGAGGCAGACGGCGAGCAGGCCGTCGGCTTCCAGGCAAAAGGGGTTGCCGTCCAGATCCGTGGCCTTGACCGTGACGGTCGCGGCCCGCACGACGTTGGTGCGGTAATCGCGCACCGACAGGCAGCCTTCCTCGTCCTCTTCCTCCCCGGCCGGGTCGGTGATGACCGGATTGACCAGGGTCATGAGGCCTTCGCGCTTGTCGGGCCCCGAGAGGTCGATGACCACCAGCCGGATGGAGCGGCCGACCTGGGGCGCGGCCAGGCCGATGCCCTGGTTGGCGTACATGGTTTCGGCCATGGCCGCGGCCAGCTCCCGGATCTCGGGCGTGATTTCCGTCACCGGCGCGGCTTTTTGGGCCAGCGTCGGGTGGGGGTATTTGAGTATCTCAAGCGACATGGTCTTACGGCGTTTCCTTGTCCTTGTCCCGGGTCCGCAGCTTGATGCCAAGCTCGCGCAACTGGGCGGTTGCTACCTCGCCCGGCGCTTCGGTCAGCATGCACATGGCCTTCTGGGTCTTGGGGAAGGCGATGACGTCGCGGATGGATTTGGCGCCGGAGAGGATCATGATAAGGCGGTCCAGGCCAAAGGCAATGCCGCCGTGGGGCGGGGCCCCGTACTCCAGGGCGCGCAGGAGGAAGCCGAACTTGTCCTCGGCCTCCCCGGCCTCGATGCCGAGGACCGCGAACATGGCCTTTTGGGTCTCGCGGTCGTGGATGCGGATGGAGCCGCCGCCGATCT encodes:
- the def gene encoding peptide deformylase, whose translation is MSLEILKYPHPTLAQKAAPVTEITPEIRELAAAMAETMYANQGIGLAAPQVGRSIRLVVIDLSGPDKREGLMTLVNPVITDPAGEEEDEEGCLSVRDYRTNVVRAATVTVKATDLDGNPFCLEADGLLAVCLQHEIDHLDGVLFIDHISRLKRAMYDKRVKRWARQEAEKDRENS